A region from the Vicia villosa cultivar HV-30 ecotype Madison, WI linkage group LG3, Vvil1.0, whole genome shotgun sequence genome encodes:
- the LOC131661582 gene encoding chalcone synthase 1A produces the protein MVTVNEIRQAQRAEGPATVFAIGTATPQNCVDQSTYPDFYFRITNSEHKTELKEKFQRMCDKSMIKKRYMHLTEEILKENPSMCEYMAPSLDARQDMVVVEVPKLGKEAAMKAIKEWGQPKSKITHLIFCTTSGVDMPGADYQLTKLLGLRPYVKRYMMYQQGCFAGGTVLRLAKDLAENNNGARVLVVCSEITAVTFRGPSDTHLDSLVGQALFGDGAAAVIVGSDPLPEVEKPLFELVWTAQTIVPDSEGAIDGHLREAGLTFHLLKDVPSLVSKNIEKALVEAFQPLNISDYNSIFWIAHPGGPAILDQVEAKLGLKPEKMQATRHVLSEYGNMSSACVLFILDEMRRKSKQDGLATTGEGLEWGVLFGFGPGLTVETVLLHSVAT, from the exons ATGGTTACAGTTAATGAGATCCGCCAGGCACAGAGAGCTGAAGGCCCTGCCACTGTGTTCGCAATTGGCACCGCTACTCCTCAAAACTGCGTCGATCAGAGTACTTATCCGGATTTCTATTTCCGTATCACAAACAGCGAACATAAAACCGAGCTCAAAGAAAAATTCCAGCGCATGT GTGACAAATCGATGATTAAGAAGAGATACATGCATTTGACTGAAGAGATTCTGAAGGAGAATCCTAGTATGTGTGAGTACATGGCACCATCATTGGATGCAAGACAGGACATGGTGGTTGTGGAAGTGCCAAAGCTAGGAAAAGAGGCTGCAATGAAGGCTATCAAGGAATGGGGTCAACCTAAGTCTAAGATTACTCATCTCATCTTTTGTACAACGAGCGGTGTGGACATGCCTGGTGCGGACTATCAGCTCACCAAGCTCTTGGGACTTCGTCCGTATGTGAAGCGTTATATGATGTACCAGCAAGGTTGTTTTGCTGGTGGGACGGTGCTTCGTTTGGCTAAAGATTTGGCGGAGAACAACAACGGTGCCCGTGTGCTGGTGGTTTGTTCTGAGATCACTGCTGTGACTTTTCGTGGGCCGAGTGACACCCATCTTGATAGTCTTGTGGGACAGGCGCTGTTTGGAGATGGTGCTGCAGCAGTGATTGTTGGTTCAGACCCGTTGCCTGAGGTTGAGAAGCCTTTGTTTGAGTTGGTATGGACTGCGCAAACAATTGTTCCAGATAGTGAAGGAGCTATCGATGGTCACCTTCGAGAAGCAGGGCTGACGTTCCATCTCCTCAAGGATGTTCCTAGCCTCGTCTCAAAGAATATCGAGAAAGCTCTTGTTGAGGCGTTTCAACCTTTGAATATCTCTGATTACAATTCCATCTTTTGGATTGCACACCCAGGTGGACCAGCAATTTTGGACCAAGTTGAAGCCAAATTAGGCCTAAAGCCAGAGAAAATGCAAGCCACTCGACATGTACTTAGCGAGTATGGTAACATGTCAAGTGCATGTGTGTTATTCATCTTAGATGAAATGAGGAGGAAGTCAAAACAAGACGGACTTGCCACGACAGGCGAGGGGCTTGAATGGGGTGTTCTTTTCGGTTTTGGACCTGGGCTCACTGTTGAGACAGTTTTGCTCCATAGCGTGGCCACCTAA
- the LOC131661581 gene encoding chalcone synthase 1B, whose product MVTVDEIREAQKAEGPATVLAIGTATPPNCVDQSTYPDYYFRITNSEHKTELKEKFQRMCDKSMIKKRYMHLTEEILKENPSVCEYMAPSLDARQDMVVVEVPKLGKEAATKAIKEWGQPKSKITHLIFCTTSGVDMPGADYQLTKLLGLRPYVKRYMMYQQGCFAGGTVLRLAKDLAENNKGARVLVVCSEITAVTFRGPSDTHLDSLVGQALFGDGAAAVIVGSDPLPQVEKSLFELVWTAQTILPDSEGAIDGHLREVGLTFHLLKDVPGLISKNIEKALVEAFEPLGVSDYNSLFWIAHPGGPAILDQVEAKLSLKPEKMQATRHVLSEYGNMSSACVLFILDEMRRKSKEDGLATTGEGLEWGVLFGFGPGLTVETVVLHSVAT is encoded by the exons ATGGTGACAGTTGATGAGATACGCGAAGCACAGAAGGCTGAAGGCCCTGCAACTGTGTTGGCAATAGGCACTGCAACTCCTCCAAACTGTGTGGATCAGAGTACTTACCCGGACTACTATTTCCGCATCACAAACAGTGAGCATAAGACTGAGCTCAAAGAAAAATTTCAGCGCATGT GTGATAAGTCAATGATAAAGAAGAGATACATGCACTTGACAGAAGAGATCCTAAAAGAGAATCCAAGTGTATGTGAGTACATGGCACCTTCATTGGATGCAAGACAGGACATGGTGGTTGTGGAAGTACCAAAGCTAGGAAAAGAGGCAGCAACAAAGGCCATCAAGGAATGGGGTCAACCTAAGTCCAAGATTACCCACCTCATCTTTTGCACCACAAGTGGTGTGGACATGCCAGGTGCCGACTATCAGCTCACAAAGCTTTTGGGTCTCCGTCCATATGTGAAGCGTTACATGATGTACCAACAAGGTTGTTTTGCTGGTGGAACCGTGCTTCGTTTGGCTAAAGATTTGGCTGAAAACAACAAAGGTGCCCGTGTGTTGGTGGTTTGTTCAGAGATCACTGCAGTAACTTTCCGTGGACCAAGTGATACTCATCTTGATAGCCTTGTGGGGCAAGCTTTGTTTGGAGATGGTGCAGCAGCTGTGATTGTAGGTTCAGACCCATTACCACAAGTTGAGAAATCCTTGTTTGAATTGGTGTGGACAGCACAAACGATCCTTCCGGATAGCGAAGGAGCCATTGATGGTCACCTTCGTGAAGTCGGGCTGACATTCCATCTCCTCAAGGATGTTCCTGGTCTCATTTCGAAGAACATTGAGAAAGCTCTTGTTGAGGCCTTTGAACCTTTAGGTGTCTCTGATTACAATTCCTTATTTTGGATCGCACACCCCGGTGGACCAGCAATTCTGGACCAAGTGGAAGCCAAACTAAGCTTAAAGCCAGAGAAAATGCAAGCCACTCGGCATGTGCTTAGCGAGTATGGTAACATGTCAAGTGCATGTGTGTTATTCATCTTGGATGAGATGAGGAGGAAGTCAAAAGAAGACGGACTTGCAACAACAGGCGAGGGGTTGGAATGGGGTGTACTGTTTGGTTTCGGACCCGGACTCACCGTTGAGACTGTAGTGCTACACAGTGTTGCCACTTAA
- the LOC131661583 gene encoding uncharacterized protein LOC131661583, whose amino-acid sequence MAEPTEIRSQISEIHKLCRYDDDEESNPSDSPNLLLDSALHVQNTVEQIVSEFSDFDSLGISDFDTYIEHLQKELNNVEVETANVDTEIEHLAKTNTDDSIQLEGKLEELEQMTAEANEGNVSPMLLDTDMNLGENLEQLELENKVDDLKSILKAVECLQCKVEWFNALEQIDDALAGLKVLAIDENCIRLSLQTYVPAVESISCLQRVEDTIDASVLTHELLIVVFEGTTKLKAIQVFPSDIYVDDIVDNAKSVSKSSLQWLIQKLQDRIKLSTLRRLVVKDANKSRYSLEYLDKDETIVAHLVRGIDAYIKLSHGWPIFGSPLKLVSIRGSDILKKRSPSFHCEVENLAKNLDTHNQRNILDFIDAIEKVIIEQLQLNPRAGAGSG is encoded by the exons ATGGCAGAACCAACTGAGATCCGCAG TCAAATATCAGAGATTCACAAGCTTTGTCGTTACGACGATGACGAAGAATCAAACCCTTCGGATTCCCCCAATTTACTCCTCGACTCCGCTCTTCATGTTCAA AACACAGTGGAACAAATTGTATCCGAATTCTCTGATTTCGATTCCCTAGGAATTTCAGATTTCG ATACTTATATAGAGCATTTGCAAAAGGAACTTAACAATGTAGAGGTTGAAACTGCCAATGTAGATACCGAGATTGAGCATCTTGCAAAAACTAATACGGATG ATTCTATTCAGTTGGAAGGCAAACTTGAAGAATTG gaGCAGATGACAGCTGAGGCTAATGAAGGAAATGTATCCCCAATGTTGCTAGACACCGACATGAATCTAGGCGAAAATTTGGAG CAACTAGAACTTGAAAATAAGGTTGATGATTTGAAGTCGATTCTGAAGGCTGTGGAGTGTCTTCAGTGTAAGGTTGAATG GTTTAATGCTCTAGAGCAGATTGATGATGCATTGGCTGGTCTAAAAGTGCTTGCAATTGATGAGAATTGCATTAGGCTGTCTTTGCAGACTTATGTCCCAGCAGTAGAGAGCATTTCGTGCCTACAGAGAGTTGAAGATACCATTGATGCATCTGTGCTGACTCACGAGTTATTGATTGTAGTGTTTGAGGGGACCACAAAGTTAAAGGCTATTCAG gtttttccAAGTGatatatatgtggatgacattgtCGATAATGCAAAATCTGTCAG TAAGTCCTCATTGCAGTGGTTAATACAAAAACTGCAAGATAGAATTAAACTAAGCACACTTAGGCGTCTCGTGGTAAAGGATGCTAATAAATCAAG ATATTCTCTTGAGTACTTGGACAAAGATGAGACTATTGTAGCTCATTTGGTTAGAGGAATTGATGCATACATAAAGTTATCTCATGGTTGGCCAATTTTTGGTTCTCCATTGAAGCTTGTATCTATCAGGGGGTCAGATATTTTGAAGAAACGTTCTCCAAGTTTTCACTGCGAAGTTGAG AATTTGGCCAAGAATCTAGATACTCATAATCAGCGAAATATACTGGACTTTATTGATGCtattgaaaaagtgattatagaACAGTTGCAGCTTAATCCTAGAGCCGGTGCTGGCTCTGGCTAA
- the LOC131658151 gene encoding uncharacterized protein LOC131658151 yields the protein MDEYIVLTIHHSGEFVDGDLRVYKGGEVSELKIDVDTWSYFELTDSLKCLGYRDFEKIYYKDPTFGMQQLNDDAGALEVADLYKVHLGVDIFIKHTIGQAEFADPAGLENVVGEEHGVTEEHVRDEEERVVEEMLSKLHEEVTGNSNEAELEDEDENIGLEAEKVVLEAEKVVLEAEHAEHVIWEAEKDCMENEKDDSSDSGEVDDSISSDDSEYKYDSALDVEFNDSSDGYEDIDEDELGLLPAMDELLPNVEQRFCVRHLYNNFRKRYPGKMLKEIIWRAAKATYAQAWEREMKRMRLINEEAYLHMMKTPPRFWSRSYFRGTNKCDVVVNNLSESFNSVILEARSKPLVTMVEEIRTYCMEKWATNRMRFQKLVDDDVLPNIRKKVDRTSTYTNSWIVRMSAEHIFEVHHVENHADKFVVNLKECVCTCRRWELTGLPCVHALASIKSRNFKVEEYIPAYYRKSMYMKVYSSIIYPLNGSNLWARTEYPDVLPPKYRRMPGRPKKRRNLEQGEIDGFDKKMRRVGLAIRCSRCKKPGHNKTTCKITQSTQGTQQNTQATQPTQPATQPVSQPAVNLSQSVSQPAVNLSQPASAQGSKTSTQPSKKSTQPSKKTTTRPAKLGVRRPTTPFVPPGPTTRLSAAKNMIGPTTRRTTPTKRTTPKKKN from the exons ATGGACGAGTATATCGTACTCACAATTCACCATAGTGGTGAATTTGTTGATGGTGATCTTAGAGTTTATAAAGGAGGGGAAGTTTCTGAGTTGAAAATAGATGTTGACACATGGAGTTACTTTGAGCTGACAGATTCACTTAAGTGTTTAGGGTATAGGGATTTTGAGAAAATCTATTACAAAGACCCAACATTTGGGATGCAACAACTGAATGATGATGCAGGAGCATTAGAAGTAGCCGATCTGTATAAGGTTCATTTAGGTGTAGACATTTTTATTAAACACACAATTGGGCAGGCTGAGTTTGCAGACCCAGCAGGGTTAGAAAATGTTGTAGGTGAGGAGCATGGTGTCACTGAGGAGCATGTAAGAGATGAGGAGGAGAGGGTAGTTGAAGAAATGCTTTCTAAGTTGCATGAAGAAGTGACTGGTAACTCTAATGAAGCTGAGCTGGAGGATGAGGATGAGAATATTGGTTTGGAGGCTGAGAAGGTTGTGTTAGAGGCTGAGAAGGTTGTGTTGGAGGCTGAACATGCTGAACATGTTATTTGGGAGGCTGAGAAAGATTGTAtggaaaatgagaaagatgaCAGTTCTGATAGTGGTGAAGTGGATGATTCCATAAGTAGTGATGATAGTGAATACAAATATGACAGTGCTCTTGATGTTGAATTTAATGATTCTTCTGATGGTTATGAAGATATAGATGAGGATGAATtg GGATTATTACCAGCCATGGATGAACTGTTGCCCAATGTAGAGCAAAGATTCTGTGTCAGGCACTTGTACAACAATTTCAGGAAAAGATATCCTGGGAAAATGCTTAAGGAAATAATCTGGAGGGCTGCTAAGGCTACTTATGCTCAGGCCTGGGAAAGAGAGATGAAGAGGATGAGGCTGATAAATGAAGAAGCATACCTACATATGATGAAGACACCTCCAAGATTTTGGAGTAGATCTTACTTTAGAGGGACTAATAAATGTGATGTTGTAGTGAATAACTTGTCTGAATCTTTCAACAGTGTTATTCTTGAAGCAAGGTCCAAACCCCTAGTGACTATGGTAGAGGAGATAAGGACATATTGTATGGAAAAATGGGCAACAAATAGAATGAGGTTTCAAAAATTGGTTGATGATGATGTGCTGCCTAACATTAGAAAGAAGGTTGATAGAACAAGTACTTACACAAATTCATGGATTGTGAG GATGTCTGCTGAACACATATTTGAGGTTCATCATGTAGAAAACCATGCAgataaatttgttgtgaatttgaAGGAATGTGTGTGCACCTGTAGGAGGTGGGAATTAACTGGACTTCCATGTGTTCATGCATTAGCTAGCATTAAAAGTAGGAACTTCAAGGTTGAGGAATACATCCCTGCATATTATAGGAAGTCAATGTACATGAAAGTGTATTCATCTATAATTTATCCTTTGAATGGATCAAATCTATGGGCCAGAACTGAATATCCAGATGTGCTCCCTCCTAAGTATAGGAGGATGCCTGGGAGACCAAAGAAAAGGAGAAATTTGGAGCAGGGAGAGATAGAtggttttgacaaaaaaatgaGGAGAGTAGGATTGGCAATCAGGTGTTCAAGGTGCAAGAAACCAGGTCACAACAAAACAACATGTAAGATTACTCAGAGTACTCAAGGTACTCAACAGAACACTCAAGCAACTCAGCCAACTCAGCCTGCTACTCAACCTGTGTCTCAACCTGCAGTGAATTTGTCTCAATCTGTGTCTCAACCTGCTGTGAACCTGTCTCAGCCTGCATCTGCACAAGGATCCAAGACATCTACTCAACCATCCAAGAAATCTACTCAACCATCCAAGAAGACAACTACAAGGCCAGCAAAGTTGGGTGTTAGAAGACCAACAACCCCTTTTGTTCCCCCTGGACCAACTACACGACTTAGTGCTGCCAAGAATATGATTGGCCCAACTACAAGGAGGACAACACCAACCAAGAGGACAACacccaagaaaaaaaattag
- the LOC131655852 gene encoding transcription initiation factor TFIID subunit 7-like, producing MEEQFILRVPPNVAEQIERLLNESNPSSSSEDKSLDLQFTEDGRSGEFVIGDDHFPAYLLDLPSVVESYKTYDDNSLVKTADISQMIMVRESGDAAPDVIECRHGLTPPMRDARKRRFRREPDLNPELVSRVEKDLLKIIAGGTADNLDVEIAEQEGDENARGTNKKPAATPVSKHDVPESHTNAGDNDRSDSDESDESV from the exons ATGGAGGAGCAATTCATACTCAGAGTTCCACCTAACGTTGCGGAGCAGATAGAGCGTCTTCTTAACGAAAGCAATCCTTCTTCGTCGTCCGAAGACAAGTCGCTAGATTTGCAATTTACCGAAGACGGAAGAAGCGGAGAATTTGTTATTGGAGATGACCACTTCCCAGCTTATCTACTGGACCTACCTTCTGTTGTTGAATCATACAAGACTTACGACGATAACTCTTTGGTTAAGACTGCCGATATTAGTCAG ATGATTATGGTGAGGGAATCCGGTGATGCTGCTCCGGATGTAATTGAGTGTAGACATGGCCTCACCCCTCCCATGAGAGACGCACGCAAGCGCAGATTCCGAAGAGAGCCTGACCTTAAT CCCGAGCTTGTCTCTCGTGTTGAGAAAGATCTTCTCAAAATCATTGCTGGAGGAACGGCTGATAATCTTGAT GTGGAAATAGCTGAGCAAGAAGGGGATGAGAATGCTCGAGGTACTAACAAGAAACCTGCAGCTACACCTGTATCAAAACACGATGTTCCTGAGAGTCATACAAACGCCGGGGATAATGACAGGAGTGACTCTGATGAATCTGATGAGTCAGTTTGA
- the LOC131655853 gene encoding cation/H(+) antiporter 4-like: protein MSINSNDTVFNRITRLNETGYEVCYDAPPHTVSDGLWGGKENGRTPLKSFVPLFELQVLVIFALTEITTLVLKPLRLPPFILQMIAGLIIAILFEVKEIEKYMTAVFPYGTHDIISAISSFGFVLFIFINGVQMDFSMITRTGNKAWTVSIIGLVVPLFVGITPLLVYPEKIIAIEVKNGNGIYVALVSHAISSFAVIASLLSELQIQNSELGRLSLSSALVSDILSTVVTTNIIAVRTNPSLKVVSRNLISLFILAVFVPLICRPIMFWIIKHTPEGRNVKDGYIYVIIALVFALGVVSVKIDQEFVLGVFILGLSVPEGPPLGSALVKKLQFFGPTLLLPIFVTTSVLKADFSIDFSSFVMVSTGMVILLTHVVKIAACFITALCCKMPVNDALCLSLILNTKGVIEIGAYHALFDNNVIDGKTYGVMMLSVMIIGTIVHWSVKFLYDPSRKYAGYQKRNIVGLKRNSDLRILLTVQKHNHISGATDFLDICCPTNENPLTVDVIHVIELVGRALPVFIPHCLQRQLSRSASHKSYSDDVILAFDIYEHENQNALSINTYTAISPANLMYEDVCNLALDKVASIIILPFHIRWSSDGVVESDDKKILRALNQKVLEIAPCSVGILVTRANSIPKTASSNSVALEYSITRLAIIYIGGSDDDEEILCLAKRAMNSPRIKLVVYHLVAKDCIAELEDLMVTGEEMLQELKHSENVKYQEIFTKDGSQTAGFLRDIVTEHDFFIVGRRHGSMSPQTDGLSEWSEFPELGAIGDFLSSPDLNSWASVLVVQQQLSCKNELKGWVL from the exons ATGAGCATAAATTCAAATGACACAGTGTTCAACAGAATCACAAGATTGAATGAAACAGGTTACGAAGTTTGTTATGATGCTCCACCCCATACTGTTTCAGATGGTTTATGGGGTggaaaagaaaatggaagaactCCACTCAAATCTTTTGTTCCCTTGTTTGAATTACAAGTGCTTGTCATTTTCGCCCTCACCGAAATCACCACTTTGGTCCTCAAACCTCTGAGACTTCCTCCATTCATCTTACAAATGATT GCTGGTTTGATTATAGCCATTTTGTTTGAGGTGAAAGAAATAGAGAAATACATGACAGCGGTGTTTCCTTATGGAACTCATGACATAATTTCGGCGATTTCATCATTTGGTTTTGTGTTATTCATTTTCATAAACGGGGTACAAATGGATTTCAGCATGATAACGAGGACGGGAAACAAGGCATGGACAGTTTCGATTATTGGTTTGGTGGTACCATTATTTGTTGGTATTACACCATTACTAGTGTACCCTGAAAAAATAATAGCCATTGAGGTAAAAAACGGAAATGGAATTTATGTTGCATTGGTTTCTCATGCTATAAGTTCATTTGCGGTGATTGCTTCGCTTTTGAGTGAACTGCAAATCCAAAACTCCGAGCTTGGTAGATTGTCTTTGTCCTCGGCTTTAGTTAGTGACATATTGAGCACGGTTGTTACAACCAATATTATCGCGGTTAGGACTAATCCTAGTCTGAAAGTGGTTTCGAGAAACTTGATCTCGCTCTTTATACTTGCAGTATTCGTTCCATTAATATGCAGACCGATTATGTTTTGGATCATTAAACATACACCAGAAGGACGAAATGTCAAAGACGGTTACATTTATGTGATTATTGCATTGGTTTTTGCTTTAGGTGTTGTATCAGTTAAGATAGATCAAGAATTTGTCTTAGGAGTTTTCATTTTGGGACTTTCCGTTCCCGAAGGACCTCCTTTAGGATCTGCCTTGGTTAAGAAGCTTCAGTTCTTTGGACCGACGCTTCTTTTGCCTATCTTTGTGACTACTTCTGTATTGAAAGCAGATTTTTCAATCGATTTTTCATCGTTCGTTATGGTTTCTACCGGTATGGTGATTCTTTTGACTCATGTGGTTAAAATAGCAGCATGCTTTATAACTGCCCTCTGCTGCAAGATGCCTGTCAATGATGCTTTGTGCCTTTCCCTCATTTTGAACACCAAAGGTGTAATCGAAATCGGCGCCTACCATGCCTTATTCGACAATAAT GTTATCGACGGGAAAACATATGGAGTTATGATGTTAAGTGTAATGATCATAGGAACCATTGTGCATTGGTCAGTGAAGTTTTTATATGATCCATCAAGGAAATATGCAGGATACCAAAAACGGAACATCGTTGGTTTAAAGCGAAACTCGGACCTGAGAATACTATTAACAGTTCAaaaacataatcatatttcaGGAGCAACAGATTTCTTAGACATATGTTGTCCAACAAATGAGAATCCACTCACAGTTGATGTGATTCATGTAATTGAGCTAGTTGGAAGAGCCTTACCTGTTTTCATTCCTCATTGCCTTCAAAGACAACTATCGAGATCCGCTTCGCATAAATCATATTCCGACGATGTCATTCTTGCTTTCGATATCTACGAGCACGAAAATCAAAATGCATTATCAATAAACACTTACACAGCAATCTCTCCTGCAAATCTCATGTATGAAGATGTTTGCAACCTAGCATTGGACAAAGTTGCATCCATCATAATTCTTCCTTTTCATATAAGATGGTCTAGCGACGGCGTTGTTGAATCCGACGACAAGAAAATACTCCGAGCGTTGAATCAAAAAGTCCTCGAAATAGCTCCATGTTCGGTCGGAATCCTCGTAACTCGCGCTAATTCGATACCAAAGACAGCATCATCAAACTCAGTAGCATTGGAATATTCCATTACTCGATTAGCCATCATTTATATAGGCGGATCAGACGACGATGAAGAAATTTTATGCTTAGCGAAACGAGCGATGAATAGTCCAAGGATCAAACTAGTTGTTTACCATCTTGTTGCTAAAGACTGCATAGCAGAATTGGAGGACTTAATGGTAACTGGTGAGGAAATGTTGCAAGAGCTGAAACATTCGGAAAATGTGAAGTATCAAGAGATTTTCACAAAGGATGGATCACAAACAGCTGGTTTTCTCCGTGACATAGTGACCGAACACGACTTTTTTATAGTCGGGAGAAGACACGGAAGCATGTCGCCTCAAACAGATGGATTGTCAGAATGGAGTGAGTTTCCAGAACTTGGTGCTATTGGAGATTTTCTATCATCACCTGATCTTAATAGTTGGGCTTCTGTTTTGGTAGTGCAGCAACAACTTTCGTGCAAGAATGAACTCAAAGGATGGGTTTTGTAG